In Fibrobacter sp. UWR3, a single window of DNA contains:
- the efp gene encoding elongation factor P translates to MGTVSTNEFRKKLKIMVDGQPYEIIENQFVKPGKGQAFNRVRIKNLVTGRTLERTWKSGDTVEEADVTYTEMTYLYNDGSTWYFLDNTTQETMEIAKEALNGCEVWLLDGATVEVTWWKDPKTGSTLPIEVIPPTFVDLMIVEAPPAVQGNTSGNVMREATLETGAKVMIPLFIENNTKIRVDTRDGSYLERAK, encoded by the coding sequence ATGGGTACTGTAAGCACCAACGAATTCCGCAAGAAACTCAAGATCATGGTTGACGGTCAGCCGTACGAAATCATCGAGAACCAGTTCGTGAAGCCGGGCAAGGGCCAGGCATTCAACCGCGTTCGCATCAAGAACCTGGTTACTGGTCGTACTCTCGAACGTACTTGGAAGAGCGGCGACACTGTCGAAGAAGCCGACGTGACCTACACCGAAATGACTTACCTCTACAACGACGGTTCCACCTGGTACTTCCTCGACAATACCACTCAGGAAACCATGGAAATCGCGAAGGAAGCCCTCAACGGCTGCGAAGTGTGGCTGCTTGACGGTGCTACCGTCGAGGTCACGTGGTGGAAGGACCCGAAGACGGGGTCTACGCTCCCCATCGAAGTCATCCCGCCGACCTTTGTCGACCTGATGATCGTGGAAGCTCCTCCGGCAGTGCAGGGCAACACCAGCGGTAACGTGATGCGTGAAGCCACTCTCGAAACTGGCGCCAAGGTGATGATCCCGCTGTTCATCGAGAACAACACCAAGATCCGCGTGGATACCCGCGACGGTTCTTACCTCGAACGCGCCAAATAA
- a CDS encoding KamA family radical SAM protein — MTPQGELDHSPKFPFLCSRHYADLIRKATEPEALLREILPHIAERENVAGFVDDPVGDLPAGKADCVIQKYDRRALIVSTATCGARCRFCFRKNYPFQNIPDVARQVSDWLDMHSDIWEVILSGGDPLMLGPGEFRDLVEAIAMHGSVTTLRIHTRLPVMRPDVAMQHFELLRELPARFDCVLTAHVDHPDELDEESQMIFGQLKYSGWTLLNQSVLLMGINDSAETLEKLSRKLFTQGVLPYYLHQLDHANGVAHFEVSDENARALIEEIRKRLPGYLVPKLVREIAGEKSKTPV; from the coding sequence GTGACCCCGCAAGGCGAATTGGACCATAGCCCCAAGTTCCCGTTTTTGTGTTCGAGGCACTATGCCGACCTAATCAGGAAGGCCACTGAGCCCGAGGCGCTTTTGCGCGAAATATTGCCGCATATCGCCGAGCGCGAGAATGTCGCCGGATTCGTGGACGACCCGGTAGGCGACCTGCCCGCGGGCAAGGCGGACTGCGTCATCCAGAAATACGACCGGAGGGCATTGATTGTCTCGACCGCCACCTGCGGTGCGCGTTGCCGGTTCTGTTTCCGCAAGAACTACCCCTTCCAGAACATTCCCGATGTGGCACGGCAGGTGAGCGACTGGCTCGACATGCACAGCGACATCTGGGAAGTCATACTTTCGGGAGGCGACCCGCTCATGCTGGGGCCCGGTGAATTCCGCGACCTGGTGGAGGCGATAGCCATGCACGGTTCTGTCACCACACTGCGCATCCACACGCGACTCCCCGTAATGCGGCCCGATGTGGCGATGCAGCACTTCGAACTGCTACGCGAACTGCCCGCGCGCTTTGACTGCGTGCTTACGGCACACGTAGACCACCCGGACGAACTCGACGAGGAATCGCAGATGATTTTCGGGCAACTGAAGTATTCCGGCTGGACACTCCTGAACCAGAGCGTGCTTTTGATGGGAATAAATGACAGCGCCGAGACTCTCGAGAAACTAAGCCGCAAACTGTTCACGCAGGGAGTACTCCCCTACTACCTGCACCAGCTGGACCACGCAAACGGCGTCGCGCATTTTGAAGTGAGCGACGAGAACGCACGTGCGCTTATTGAAGAAATCCGCAAGCGCCTGCCCGGCTACCTCGTGCCGAAGCTGGTGAGAGAAATTGCGGGCGAAAAGAGCAAGACGCCTGTGTAA
- a CDS encoding sialate O-acetylesterase, protein MGMFKQLSRFASVACFAAGFFAFGTAPAGAAPDPNFHIYIAYGQSNMGGTANAENADKVENPRFKIFASQKCSGKGRNTIGEVYPAVPSLFNCGNTISIADWFGRTMADSMPDVTIGIIPVAVGGASIKLFDQDQYASYLSTAESWLQNYAKEYASDGNVTKTIIDIAKKAQQVGVIKGFIFHQGETDGGYPDWPKIVKKTRDDILKALDMSSDTVPFVAGELLRSGCCYSDRVSKLPNTMDNTYYASSEGLDGNGVDRYHFGHDAYVTFGKRYAEQMLKAINRAPVVPEPQKPFKGKPFEIPGKIEAEDFDIPGVGSGNDSYKENDSEDHGGSNYREGTGVDIYKKATGYIVGYNQEGEWLEYSVKVKEAGEYAFLAAVASANETSNFQMSLDGKNITDVISVPKNEGEDNYDDYSKVRSTVNLPAGEHILRFTVTGSWMDVDYFVFGEDEIVCVDGCTDFVRPALSHATGTESYRMFDMNGNYLGTVRASGMQELRASAKTLVKTGGTFIAKSRAGSTTVRVMK, encoded by the coding sequence ATGGGAATGTTTAAACAACTCTCACGGTTTGCGTCCGTGGCGTGTTTTGCCGCGGGCTTCTTTGCGTTCGGAACCGCGCCTGCTGGTGCCGCTCCGGACCCGAATTTCCACATCTACATCGCGTACGGCCAGTCCAACATGGGCGGCACGGCCAATGCCGAAAACGCCGACAAGGTCGAAAATCCGCGTTTCAAGATTTTCGCCTCGCAAAAGTGCAGCGGCAAGGGCCGCAACACCATCGGCGAGGTCTACCCGGCGGTGCCATCGCTCTTCAACTGCGGTAATACGATTTCCATCGCCGACTGGTTCGGGCGCACGATGGCCGACAGCATGCCGGACGTGACCATCGGGATTATCCCGGTCGCGGTAGGCGGCGCGAGCATCAAACTCTTCGACCAGGACCAATATGCGAGTTACCTCTCGACTGCCGAAAGCTGGCTCCAGAATTACGCGAAGGAATACGCGAGTGACGGCAACGTCACCAAGACGATTATCGATATCGCGAAGAAGGCGCAACAGGTGGGTGTCATCAAGGGGTTCATCTTCCACCAGGGCGAAACCGACGGCGGCTACCCGGACTGGCCGAAAATCGTGAAGAAGACCCGCGACGATATCCTCAAGGCGCTCGACATGAGTTCCGACACGGTGCCGTTCGTGGCAGGCGAACTCCTGCGTTCGGGCTGCTGCTATTCCGACCGCGTGTCTAAACTCCCGAACACGATGGATAATACCTATTACGCTTCTTCCGAAGGCCTTGACGGCAACGGCGTGGACCGCTACCACTTCGGTCACGATGCCTACGTGACATTTGGCAAGCGCTATGCAGAGCAGATGCTCAAGGCAATAAACCGCGCTCCGGTGGTTCCCGAACCGCAAAAGCCTTTCAAGGGTAAGCCGTTTGAAATTCCGGGCAAGATCGAGGCCGAAGACTTCGACATCCCGGGTGTCGGCTCGGGCAACGACTCCTACAAGGAAAACGATTCCGAAGACCACGGCGGCAGCAATTACCGCGAAGGTACGGGCGTCGATATTTACAAGAAGGCGACGGGCTACATCGTGGGCTACAACCAGGAAGGCGAATGGCTCGAATACAGCGTGAAAGTCAAGGAAGCGGGCGAGTACGCTTTCTTGGCGGCGGTTGCATCCGCAAACGAGACCTCAAACTTTCAGATGTCGCTTGACGGCAAGAACATCACGGACGTAATCTCTGTCCCGAAAAACGAAGGCGAGGACAACTACGACGATTATAGCAAGGTGCGCTCGACGGTGAACCTCCCTGCGGGCGAACACATATTGCGCTTTACGGTAACCGGTTCCTGGATGGATGTGGATTACTTTGTGTTCGGAGAAGACGAAATCGTTTGCGTTGACGGATGCACAGACTTTGTAAGGCCTGCGCTATCGCATGCGACCGGAACCGAAAGCTACCGCATGTTCGACATGAATGGCAACTATCTTGGAACGGTGCGGGCCTCTGGAATGCAGGAACTCCGTGCCAGCGCGAAAACCCTCGTGAAGACCGGCGGCACGTTCATCGCAAAATCCCGCGCAGGCTCCACGACAGTACGCGTGATGAAGTAA
- a CDS encoding fibrobacter succinogenes major paralogous domain-containing protein, whose translation MTAAISFLLLVLVACGDDDSDFATRPSDDSSSSVTPKSSSSSKVPEPAEGSSSSTKSSSRSEYTRVPCDVETDENCFEDARDGQTYKTVKIGDQVWMAENLNYKTDSSFCYNDSVEYCEKYGRLYTWAVAMDSAGTWSANGMGCGYNKTCSPTYPVRGVCPSGWHLPDTTEWNTLFNAVGGSSIAGTKLKFMSGWYNSGNGTDDFGFSAPPAGYRHYYGYYNYEGRGAYFWSSTEFNSNGAYYMGLYYSYDPADLNIDGKNYGFSVRCLKDYDDESSSSVKNESSSSVTLSSSSSDISVVEESSSSEDSSNSSSSDSEKSSSSAGEAASSSSSVELNCSALLEGTDGWSWDIPKECRFNPDITYGTMADSRDGQTYKTVKIGEQTWMAENLNYADSTKTPSLLKRSWCYNNNVENCAVAGRLYTWAAAIDSVKLATDADNPQDCGYGKICTLPAKVQGICPEGWHLPTRAEWNTLFAEVGGGLTAGKVLKSQTGWYNKGSGTDGVGFFALSVGYRDINGIFRDDGIYANFWSTVEFKDNFAYRMCFYYDDESAGLYNFNKINGVSVRCLQDDS comes from the coding sequence GTGACCGCGGCAATCTCTTTCCTGCTTCTTGTTCTTGTCGCCTGCGGTGACGACGACAGCGATTTCGCGACTCGTCCTTCGGACGATTCGTCTTCGAGTGTCACACCGAAGTCGAGCAGTTCTTCAAAGGTTCCTGAGCCTGCCGAAGGGTCCAGTAGCAGTACTAAGTCTAGCAGCCGCTCGGAATATACAAGGGTGCCATGTGATGTCGAAACAGATGAGAACTGCTTTGAAGACGCTCGCGACGGCCAGACCTACAAGACCGTAAAGATCGGCGATCAGGTATGGATGGCGGAGAACCTCAACTACAAAACGGACTCCAGTTTCTGCTACAACGATTCTGTCGAATATTGTGAGAAGTACGGTCGCCTTTACACCTGGGCGGTAGCCATGGACAGCGCAGGGACGTGGAGCGCAAACGGCATGGGTTGCGGATACAACAAGACATGCTCGCCGACCTACCCAGTGCGTGGCGTATGTCCCAGCGGCTGGCATTTGCCCGACACAACAGAATGGAATACCCTGTTCAACGCAGTCGGCGGTTCATCGATTGCCGGAACAAAACTCAAGTTCATGTCCGGGTGGTATAATAGTGGCAACGGCACGGATGATTTCGGGTTCTCGGCGCCCCCTGCTGGCTACAGGCACTACTATGGGTATTACAACTACGAGGGCCGCGGCGCGTACTTCTGGAGTTCTACGGAGTTCAATAGCAATGGCGCGTATTACATGGGCTTGTACTACAGCTACGACCCTGCGGACCTGAACATCGACGGTAAAAACTACGGGTTCTCGGTTCGTTGCCTCAAGGACTATGATGACGAGTCTTCGTCCAGCGTCAAGAACGAATCCTCCTCTTCCGTCACTCTGAGTTCTTCGTCCTCTGACATAAGCGTTGTTGAAGAATCTAGTAGTAGCGAAGATTCGTCGAATTCATCTTCCAGCGATAGTGAGAAATCCAGTAGCAGCGCTGGAGAGGCAGCTTCTAGCAGTTCATCTGTTGAACTGAATTGTTCTGCGCTTTTAGAAGGAACAGACGGCTGGAGCTGGGATATTCCTAAGGAATGTCGCTTCAACCCAGACATCACCTACGGCACCATGGCCGACTCCCGTGACGGACAAACCTACAAGACCGTAAAGATTGGTGAGCAGACCTGGATGGCCGAAAACTTGAACTACGCCGACAGCACGAAGACCCCGAGCCTGTTGAAGCGCAGCTGGTGCTATAATAACAATGTTGAAAATTGTGCCGTGGCGGGACGCCTTTACACCTGGGCGGCGGCGATTGACTCGGTGAAACTTGCGACCGATGCAGACAATCCGCAGGATTGCGGCTATGGCAAGATCTGTACGCTCCCGGCAAAGGTGCAGGGCATTTGCCCTGAAGGCTGGCACTTGCCGACACGAGCAGAATGGAACACCCTGTTTGCCGAAGTGGGTGGAGGCTTGACAGCGGGCAAGGTCCTCAAGTCGCAGACGGGTTGGTACAATAAAGGCAGTGGTACGGATGGCGTGGGCTTTTTCGCGCTGTCTGTCGGCTACAGGGACATCAATGGCATTTTCCGCGACGATGGCATCTACGCCAACTTTTGGAGTACCGTTGAGTTCAAAGACAACTTTGCCTACAGAATGTGCTTTTACTATGACGACGAGAGTGCGGGCCTGTACAACTTTAACAAGATCAACGGGGTTTCAGTTCGTTGCCTCCAGGACGATTCCTAA
- the thiL gene encoding thiamine-phosphate kinase has protein sequence MSVDLGEFKFIDSVLKKSLPMGEFAPERRGWLPVGDDCAMFDGWLVTKDLSVEGTHFRMDWSSPEQAVEKHIVSNVSDISSMGGVPRFAVCGLCVNRGWSDEVRTRVGKALAEGFARRGIALIGGDTVAGECGMFSTTLLGTCVGEKPLVRSGARPGDGVYVAGTLGKSAAGLWLLLNHPEARDEFPTLVNYHLAPVIDERCGARLVELGVSGACMDISDGLSSELNHLAGASHVGIEIDCEKLPVDPEVLRMAERYGLDPLDFALNGGEEYELLFTESFKNDIFLEKGAIPGGAYRIGTVVEGTEVRMRGLDGKVSIVKAQAWSHL, from the coding sequence ATGTCTGTTGATTTGGGTGAGTTCAAGTTTATCGATTCCGTGCTAAAAAAGTCGCTCCCGATGGGTGAATTTGCTCCCGAAAGGAGGGGCTGGCTCCCCGTGGGCGATGACTGCGCCATGTTCGACGGCTGGCTCGTGACGAAGGACCTTTCCGTGGAAGGGACGCATTTCCGCATGGACTGGTCGAGCCCTGAGCAGGCGGTAGAGAAGCATATCGTTTCTAACGTGTCGGACATTTCTTCGATGGGTGGCGTGCCCAGGTTTGCCGTTTGCGGGCTCTGCGTGAACAGGGGCTGGAGCGATGAGGTGCGTACCCGCGTGGGCAAGGCCCTTGCCGAAGGCTTCGCCAGGCGCGGAATAGCGCTGATTGGCGGTGATACGGTTGCGGGCGAATGCGGTATGTTCAGTACAACGTTGTTAGGAACTTGCGTGGGTGAAAAACCTCTGGTACGCTCCGGTGCAAGGCCGGGTGACGGCGTGTATGTCGCAGGCACCCTCGGCAAGTCCGCTGCTGGACTCTGGTTATTGTTGAACCACCCGGAAGCGCGCGATGAGTTCCCGACGCTGGTAAATTATCATCTCGCTCCCGTAATAGACGAACGCTGCGGGGCACGCCTTGTGGAACTTGGCGTCTCGGGTGCCTGCATGGACATAAGCGACGGGCTTTCCTCGGAACTGAACCACCTGGCAGGAGCGTCGCACGTGGGTATCGAGATTGACTGCGAAAAGTTGCCGGTAGACCCCGAAGTCTTGCGTATGGCAGAGCGCTATGGCCTTGACCCTCTTGATTTTGCGTTAAATGGTGGCGAAGAGTACGAACTCCTGTTCACCGAATCTTTCAAAAATGATATATTTCTTGAAAAAGGGGCCATCCCGGGCGGAGCCTACAGAATTGGGACTGTCGTAGAAGGTACGGAAGTCCGCATGCGGGGCTTGGACGGGAAGGTTTCGATTGTTAAAGCACAGGCTTGGTCACATTTATGA